From one Triticum aestivum cultivar Chinese Spring chromosome 4B, IWGSC CS RefSeq v2.1, whole genome shotgun sequence genomic stretch:
- the LOC123094040 gene encoding folylpolyglutamate synthase isoform X2: MPHPPLVAVAAATLRRRLLLSSPLASFSSSRTRRILPRAMESSTTAAAEHAGGAAAGEYEEVLGRLSSLITQKVRADTGNRGNQWDLMARYLQILELEEPIARMKVIHVAGTKGKGSTCTFTESILRSCGFRTGLFTSPHLMDVRERFRLDGVDISEEKFLKYFWCCWNKLKEKTDDDIPMPAYFRFMALLAFKIFSAEQVDVALLEVGLGGKFDATNVVKSPVVCGISSLGYDHMEILGNTLGEIAGEKAGIFKKGVPAYTAPQPEEAMVALKRRASELGISLQVVDPLKPHQLKDQHLGLQGEHQYENAGLAVALASTWLEKQGHVDRMPLNHTDPLPDQFIRGLSSASLQGRAQIVPDSQVNSEEKGQDSSLVFYLDGAHSPESMEICARWFSHATKEQSQTCSKSRKILLFNCMSVRDPMRLLPHLVDTATQNGVHFDLALFVPNQSQHNKLGSKASAPAGPEQIDLSWQLSLQAVWEKLLHDDNKGSNSTDSGETSLVFESLPLAIEWLRKNAVEDPSTSYQVLVTGSLHLIGDVLRLLKK, from the exons ATGCCTCACCCCcctctcgtcgccgtcgccgccgccaccctccgccgccgcctcctcctctcctcgccgctcgcctccttctcctcctcccgcacCCGCCGCATCCTCCCCCGCGCCATGGAgtcctccaccaccgccgccgcggaGCACGCAG gtggcgcggcggcgggggaGTACGAGGAGGTGCTGGGGCGCCTCTCCTCGCTCATCACGCAGAAGGTGCGCGCCGACACCGGCAACCGCGGCAACCAGTGGGACCTCATGGCCCGCTACCTCCAG ATTCTGGAGCTGGAGGAGCCCATCGCGCGGATGAAGGTCATCCATGTCGCCGGCACCAAAGGGAAG GGTTCGACATGCACATTCACGGAGTCAATCCTGCGATCCTGTGGCTTCCGTACCGGGCTATTCACATCACCGCATTTGATGGATGTCCGGGAGCGGTTCCGGCTAGATGG GGTGGATATTTCTGAAGAGAAGTTTTTGAAGTACTTCTGGTGCTGCTGGAATAAACTGAAG GAGAAGACTGATGATGATATTCCCATGCCAGCGTATTTCAGGTTCATGGCCTTGCTCGCATTCAAGATCTTTTCTGCTGAGCAG GTAGATGTAGCTCTTCTCGAGGTTGGTCTTGGAGGGAAGTTCGATGCAACTAATGTG GTTAAATCTCCTGTAGTCTGTGGAATATCCTCTCTTGGATATGATCATATGGAAATTCTTG GAAATACGCTTGGTGAAATTGCTGGGGAGAAGGCTGGAATTTTCAAG AAAGGAGTTCCAGCTTACACTGCTCCACAGCCAGAAGAGGCAATGGTTGCTCTCAAACGAAGAGCTTCAGAATTGGGC ATTTCACTCCAAGTCGTTGATCCTTTGAAGCCACATCAGTTGAAAGATCAACATCTTGGACTGCAAGGTGAACACCAATATGAAAATGCTGGCCTTGCAGTCGCACTCGCTAGTACATGGCTTGAGAAGCAGGGACACGTGGACAGAATGCCACTCAACCACACT GATCCCTTACCAGATCAGTTCATTAGAGGGCTGTCAAGTGCTTCTTTGCAAGGCCGAGCGCAAATTGTTCCAGATTCACAAGTAAATTCAGAAGAGAAGGGCCAAGATAGTTCTTTGGTATTCTATTTGGATGGGGCACACAGCCCTGAAAGTATGGAAATATGTGCGAGGTGGTTTTCCCATGCTACCAAGGAGCAGTCTCAGACTTGCAGCAAATCTCGGAAG ATTCTTCTATTCAACTGCATGTCTGTGAGAGATCCTATGAGATTGCTTCCACATCTCGTTGATACTGCAACTCAAAATG GGGTGCACTTTGATCTGGCCCTATTTGTGCCAAATCAGTCACAACACAACAAGCTTGGTTCTAAGGCATCAGCACCTGCTGGTCCTGAGCAAATTGATTTGTCATGGCAGCTATCTCTCCAAGCAGTGTGGGAGAAATTACTTCATGATGATAATAAAG GTTCAAACAGCACGGATTCTGGCGAGACTAGCCTAGTGTTTGAATCACTGCCACTAGCAATTGAGTGGCTAAGGAAAAATGCGGTAGAGGATCCATCCACTtcttatcag GTCCTGGTTACTGGCTCTCTGCATCTCATCGGCGATGTACTGAGGTTGCTcaagaagtga
- the LOC123094040 gene encoding folylpolyglutamate synthase isoform X1, whose product MPHPPLVAVAAATLRRRLLLSSPLASFSSSRTRRILPRAMESSTTAAAEHAGGAAAGEYEEVLGRLSSLITQKVRADTGNRGNQWDLMARYLQILELEEPIARMKVIHVAGTKGKGSTCTFTESILRSCGFRTGLFTSPHLMDVRERFRLDGVDISEEKFLKYFWCCWNKLKEKTDDDIPMPAYFRFMALLAFKIFSAEQVDVALLEVGLGGKFDATNVVKSPVVCGISSLGYDHMEILGNTLGEIAGEKAGIFKKGVPAYTAPQPEEAMVALKRRASELGISLQVVDPLKPHQLKDQHLGLQGEHQYENAGLAVALASTWLEKQGHVDRMPLNHTDPLPDQFIRGLSSASLQGRAQIVPDSQVNSEEKGQDSSLVFYLDGAHSPESMEICARWFSHATKEQSQTCSKSRKVFLTACLVLSCLSDLLLHVSFQSSPSYGCLLWDTLQILLFNCMSVRDPMRLLPHLVDTATQNGVHFDLALFVPNQSQHNKLGSKASAPAGPEQIDLSWQLSLQAVWEKLLHDDNKGSNSTDSGETSLVFESLPLAIEWLRKNAVEDPSTSYQVLVTGSLHLIGDVLRLLKK is encoded by the exons ATGCCTCACCCCcctctcgtcgccgtcgccgccgccaccctccgccgccgcctcctcctctcctcgccgctcgcctccttctcctcctcccgcacCCGCCGCATCCTCCCCCGCGCCATGGAgtcctccaccaccgccgccgcggaGCACGCAG gtggcgcggcggcgggggaGTACGAGGAGGTGCTGGGGCGCCTCTCCTCGCTCATCACGCAGAAGGTGCGCGCCGACACCGGCAACCGCGGCAACCAGTGGGACCTCATGGCCCGCTACCTCCAG ATTCTGGAGCTGGAGGAGCCCATCGCGCGGATGAAGGTCATCCATGTCGCCGGCACCAAAGGGAAG GGTTCGACATGCACATTCACGGAGTCAATCCTGCGATCCTGTGGCTTCCGTACCGGGCTATTCACATCACCGCATTTGATGGATGTCCGGGAGCGGTTCCGGCTAGATGG GGTGGATATTTCTGAAGAGAAGTTTTTGAAGTACTTCTGGTGCTGCTGGAATAAACTGAAG GAGAAGACTGATGATGATATTCCCATGCCAGCGTATTTCAGGTTCATGGCCTTGCTCGCATTCAAGATCTTTTCTGCTGAGCAG GTAGATGTAGCTCTTCTCGAGGTTGGTCTTGGAGGGAAGTTCGATGCAACTAATGTG GTTAAATCTCCTGTAGTCTGTGGAATATCCTCTCTTGGATATGATCATATGGAAATTCTTG GAAATACGCTTGGTGAAATTGCTGGGGAGAAGGCTGGAATTTTCAAG AAAGGAGTTCCAGCTTACACTGCTCCACAGCCAGAAGAGGCAATGGTTGCTCTCAAACGAAGAGCTTCAGAATTGGGC ATTTCACTCCAAGTCGTTGATCCTTTGAAGCCACATCAGTTGAAAGATCAACATCTTGGACTGCAAGGTGAACACCAATATGAAAATGCTGGCCTTGCAGTCGCACTCGCTAGTACATGGCTTGAGAAGCAGGGACACGTGGACAGAATGCCACTCAACCACACT GATCCCTTACCAGATCAGTTCATTAGAGGGCTGTCAAGTGCTTCTTTGCAAGGCCGAGCGCAAATTGTTCCAGATTCACAAGTAAATTCAGAAGAGAAGGGCCAAGATAGTTCTTTGGTATTCTATTTGGATGGGGCACACAGCCCTGAAAGTATGGAAATATGTGCGAGGTGGTTTTCCCATGCTACCAAGGAGCAGTCTCAGACTTGCAGCAAATCTCGGAAGGTATTTCTCACAGCCTGTCTAGTTTTATCATGTTTGAGTGACTTGCTTTTGCATGTATCGTTTCAGTCTTCTCCCTCATACGGGTGTCTTCTATGGGACACATTGCAGATTCTTCTATTCAACTGCATGTCTGTGAGAGATCCTATGAGATTGCTTCCACATCTCGTTGATACTGCAACTCAAAATG GGGTGCACTTTGATCTGGCCCTATTTGTGCCAAATCAGTCACAACACAACAAGCTTGGTTCTAAGGCATCAGCACCTGCTGGTCCTGAGCAAATTGATTTGTCATGGCAGCTATCTCTCCAAGCAGTGTGGGAGAAATTACTTCATGATGATAATAAAG GTTCAAACAGCACGGATTCTGGCGAGACTAGCCTAGTGTTTGAATCACTGCCACTAGCAATTGAGTGGCTAAGGAAAAATGCGGTAGAGGATCCATCCACTtcttatcag GTCCTGGTTACTGGCTCTCTGCATCTCATCGGCGATGTACTGAGGTTGCTcaagaagtga